A single Pseudodesulfovibrio aespoeensis Aspo-2 DNA region contains:
- a CDS encoding SPASM domain-containing protein translates to MKELIIELSHNCNLACIMCGFGGKPASPKRFITWQTLNLILDQVPSVPERVRLNGRGESTIHPAFIPMMEHVQSRYPQSIINLFSNLMVTNKDLVYSLAEKEVQLFISMDSPNALELESIRRGARFSILEKNIKRLAIMKRRPHVVFTIQEANLHRMVDMARYCIDRNMHIIFNTIRRDEGIEPFIEMVQNKREELAEAYRLIHALYDGTELNCLLPNSIQGIIIQENGTNQTFGGKKECPALREELCILHNGAVTPCNMFNPYEYGNILQERLGVILESEKRRWFLENNKAHSYCANCACMGGTA, encoded by the coding sequence ATGAAAGAACTCATCATCGAACTAAGCCACAATTGTAATCTAGCTTGTATCATGTGCGGTTTTGGAGGTAAGCCTGCGAGTCCCAAACGGTTCATAACATGGCAGACCCTCAATCTCATACTCGACCAAGTTCCATCCGTCCCAGAGCGAGTTCGCCTAAACGGAAGAGGAGAAAGCACGATCCACCCTGCGTTCATCCCCATGATGGAGCATGTTCAGTCGCGATACCCGCAATCTATCATAAATCTATTCAGCAACCTGATGGTGACTAACAAGGACTTGGTCTATTCCCTGGCTGAGAAAGAGGTACAGCTTTTCATTTCAATGGATAGCCCGAATGCACTAGAGCTTGAATCAATTCGCCGAGGTGCGCGATTTTCAATCCTCGAAAAGAATATAAAGAGACTTGCCATAATGAAACGTAGGCCTCACGTAGTTTTCACCATACAAGAGGCCAACCTACACAGAATGGTCGACATGGCTCGATACTGTATCGATAGGAATATGCACATAATTTTCAACACAATTCGAAGAGACGAAGGAATTGAGCCATTCATTGAAATGGTACAAAACAAACGCGAAGAGCTTGCAGAGGCGTATCGGTTGATACATGCTTTGTATGATGGGACGGAATTAAATTGCCTTCTCCCCAACTCAATCCAAGGTATCATCATACAAGAAAATGGCACGAACCAGACGTTCGGCGGCAAAAAAGAATGCCCAGCTCTTCGCGAGGAGCTATGTATTCTTCACAATGGGGCAGTTACACCTTGCAACATGTTCAACCCCTACGAGTATGGAAACATCCTGCAGGAACGCTTGGGTGTCATCCTCGAAAGCGAGAAGCGCCGATGGTTTCTCGAAAACAACAAAGCTCATTCCTACTGCGCGAACTGCGCCTGTATGGGAGGTACCGCATGA
- a CDS encoding radical SAM protein: MFSPTHLYYLMSLLCNERCSKCSHWTFTDHGLQVPLIAVIDAIHDLEKAQELCIVGGEPLVYKNRVLNLLEGIADTSVRTILITNGVACTPQFIDRVRDFNLHIIFSLDTIDPTFWKYVRGTDSYDRVMKHFHYAVNQLAPEQLSVQSVLAQETVEHVQAVGAFCRELNRFHSVQNYIQQGFEGEWTELPESLSAPVPTDRCQAAGRNLSIMPDGSVLTCFQQPLMHGCDQPLGRLGEASIISMLSSVYSSNVLNCMKTCNLPCKKLKCNQ; encoded by the coding sequence ATGTTTTCTCCGACCCATCTCTACTATCTCATGTCATTGCTTTGCAACGAACGCTGCTCAAAATGCTCTCATTGGACATTTACTGATCATGGTCTTCAAGTGCCCTTGATCGCAGTCATCGACGCAATTCACGACCTGGAAAAAGCACAAGAACTTTGCATTGTTGGAGGCGAGCCACTCGTTTACAAAAATAGAGTTCTCAACCTGTTGGAAGGAATTGCCGACACATCTGTACGTACAATCCTCATCACCAATGGAGTAGCTTGTACGCCTCAATTCATTGACCGCGTTCGGGATTTCAACCTGCATATCATCTTCTCCCTCGACACGATCGATCCCACCTTCTGGAAATACGTTCGAGGGACGGACTCTTACGATCGGGTCATGAAGCATTTTCATTATGCCGTTAACCAACTCGCCCCTGAACAACTTAGTGTCCAGTCGGTTCTCGCCCAAGAGACTGTGGAGCATGTTCAGGCAGTTGGGGCATTTTGCCGTGAATTGAATCGCTTCCACTCGGTGCAAAATTATATTCAGCAGGGCTTTGAAGGCGAGTGGACAGAACTCCCCGAATCACTCTCTGCGCCCGTCCCAACGGACCGATGCCAAGCCGCAGGGCGTAATCTCTCCATCATGCCTGACGGCAGCGTCTTGACATGTTTCCAACAACCACTCATGCATGGCTGCGACCAACCGCTCGGGAGACTCGGTGAAGCGTCCATAATATCCATGTTGTCTTCAGTCTATTCATCAAACGTGCTTAATTGTATGAAGACATGCAACCTCCCCTGCAAAAAGTTGAAGTGCAACCAATAG
- a CDS encoding Fic/DOC family protein: MTTRYAHKDAYTYENSSVLKNKAGHRDQEALDKFERLSVANRMVEDPPNGNFDYQHIKAIHRHLFQDVYDWAGEERTVSISKGETLFCNPRFIANSVTTLTAELAQENHLKNNSPEKFVEQAAYYMLELNVAHPFREGNGRTARYYLSLLAHNAGYDIDTEKLKHGWLDACIEGVAGSEQPMCDLIASALIVYED; encoded by the coding sequence ATGACTACGCGATACGCGCATAAAGACGCATACACATACGAAAATTCGTCCGTCCTGAAAAACAAGGCCGGCCACAGAGACCAAGAGGCGCTTGATAAATTCGAGCGCCTCTCAGTTGCCAACCGCATGGTTGAAGACCCGCCCAACGGCAACTTCGACTACCAGCACATCAAAGCCATCCACCGTCACCTGTTCCAGGACGTCTACGACTGGGCCGGGGAGGAGAGAACCGTTTCCATCAGCAAGGGGGAGACTCTATTCTGCAATCCGCGTTTCATCGCCAACTCAGTTACGACCCTGACCGCCGAACTGGCACAGGAAAACCATCTCAAAAACAATTCTCCAGAAAAATTCGTTGAACAGGCAGCATACTATATGCTGGAACTCAACGTTGCCCACCCTTTCAGGGAAGGAAACGGGCGCACGGCTCGCTACTATCTTTCCCTGCTGGCCCACAACGCAGGGTATGACATTGACACGGAAAAGCTCAAACACGGCTGGCTGGACGCATGCATCGAAGGAGTGGCCGGGAGCGAACAACCCATGTGTGACTTGATTGCCAGTGCTTTAATTGTGTACGAAGACTAA
- a CDS encoding antitoxin VbhA family protein has protein sequence MKSSRKYTFAKAKRPKTKVEVLTRRFMHAKASLEIEGFQLTSEEIAVFEECINKECTLEERSKRLKERFPNYDYAIRA, from the coding sequence ATGAAAAGCAGTCGTAAATACACCTTCGCAAAGGCCAAACGCCCAAAAACGAAAGTCGAAGTCTTGACTCGCCGCTTCATGCACGCCAAGGCCTCGCTTGAGATCGAAGGATTCCAACTGACCAGTGAAGAGATTGCCGTCTTCGAAGAGTGCATCAACAAGGAATGCACCCTAGAAGAACGCAGCAAGCGGTTGAAGGAACGCTTCCCCAATTATGACTACGCGATACGCGCATAA